The Aquicella siphonis DNA segment GCTTCGTTGACGAAAAGATGCACAAACCTTGACCCGGATCATTGCCTGAAACCGCGTGGTTCGAGACGCCGCGCAAGCGCGGCTCCTCACCACGAACGGAAAACACTAAACCCGTTCGCCCTGAGGAGGACACGTCAGTGTCCGTCTCGAAGGGCCTGCTGAGGAAGATGCGCAGCATCTGTCTCGAAGGGCCTGTCCCGAGCCTGCCGAAGGATTGTTTATCCCTCTCATTCCCGCTTGTGCGGGAATGGCAAAAAGGGACGGCAAGCCTGGAACATCCCGATCATAAAGTTGTCACTCCCCGGCTATCGTGATATCCTTCCGCGCTAAATTCTATACAAATTGCATATAAAAATATGTCCACAAATGAAGCAGCTATTAATTCATCACCCGGCATGACAGTCAGTGAAGGAAATGCCGGCACAGTAGTCTTCCCCCGCGTCAGCCAGCGGCAAATGGCTTGGCAAGACATCAGAGACGGCGTGCTCAACTGGCGCATCTGGCTGCTGCTGGCATACCAGGACATCAAACTGCGTTACCGGCGCTCGGTACTGGGGCCTTTCTGGATCACCCTCAGCATGGCCATCACGGTATACTCCATGGGTTACCTCTACAGCCATCTGTTTCATATGAATATCAACGAATACTTCCCTTATCTGGTCGCCGGCATGCTGGGCTGGTCTCTGGTATCCACCACAGTGACAGACACAGTGGAAACCTTTACCACGAATGACAGCATGCTCAAGCAAATCAAGCTGCCTTACAGTCTTTATGTTCACCGGATTGTTTCCAAGAATCTGATCATATTTTTTCACAATATCCTGGTCATCGTTCCCGTCATGATTATTTTTCATGACCAGGTCAGTCTGGGCTGGAATTCGCTGCTGTTATTCCCGGGGCTGCTGATCATCTACTTTAACTCCATCTGCTATGGACTGGTTTTTGCCATGGTCGGCGGGCGTTACCGCGATATTTCCCAGCTGATCAAAAGCCTGATCCAGGTCGTGTTTTTTGTGACCCCTATCATGTGGAAACCCAGTATCCTGCCCCCCAGCAAACAATTTATCGCTTACCTCAATCCGGTTTTCTCCTTTATTGAGTTGATACGCGCGCCCCTGATCGGTTACCCGCTGACCCTGACGAATATCCTGATGGTCGTTTTCATGACCCTCATCGGTGTCGCGGCCTGTTATTTCATCTTTGTCTCTCGCCGGGCAAGAATCATTTACTGGTTATAGGAATCGATATGGCACAGATTGATTTGCGCTCGGTGTTCGTTGAATTTCCCATCTTCAATCTCAGTTCACGCTCGCTGAAAAAACAATTCCTGAAACTCGCGACCGGCGGCAGTATTGTAAAAGACGCCAATGAGCATGTGCTGGTCAAGGCATTAAATGATATTACCCTCTCTTTTCATCACGGTGAACGCATAGGCTTGATCGGACATAACGGCTCCGGCAAAAGCACATTACTGCGGCTGCTTGCCAAGATATACGAACCATCCCGCGGCGATCTCCGCATCGACGGTCATGTTTCTCCCATGCTGGATTTTGTCATGGGCGTGGAAGCGGAATTCACCGGCTATGAAAATATCTACACCCGCGGCGTGCTGCTTGGGCTGACGCGCAAGGAAATCAAAAGACAAGTCCATGAAATCGCCGAACTGACCGGATTGGGAGATTACCTCTCCATGCCGGTGCGCACTTATTCATCCGGCATGAAAATCCGCCTGGCTTTCGCCATATCAACCAGCATCAAACCCGAAATCCTGCTCATTGATGAAGTATTTGGCGCCGGCGATTCCGATTTCATGGATCGGGCCAGACAAAAAATGATTTCCCTGCTGGACCAGTCCAGTATTGTCGTCATGGCCACCCATTCCGACGCCTTGATACGGGAGTTTTGCAACAAGGCCTTGCTGCTTGAAAATGGACAAATCAAATTCTTTGGTCCGGTGGATCAAGCCCTGGCAATTTATCACATGAAGAAACCGACTCAATAACAAGGAGACAATCAGGATGATAATCAGCCGCACCCCTTATCGCATTTCATTTTTTGGCGGAGGTACGGATTATCATACCTGGTATCAAAAACACGGCTCGGCTGTTCTCTCCACCACCATCAACCATTACTGTTATTTGCATTGCCGTAACCTCGCGCCGTTTTTCAAGCATAAATCGCGCATCGTCTGGTCGAAAATCGAAGAAGTCGCGCGGCATGCGGATATCCAGCACCCCGCTGTAAACGCCGTGCTTGAATACCTGCAGTTCAACCAGGGAATTGAAGTCAACCATCAAGGGGATTTGCCCGCGCGCTCAGGCCTGGGCTCCAGCTCCGCGTTCACGGTCGGCTTGCTGCATGCCGTGTACGGCTTGCGCGGCATGATGTCCAGCAAACGCGAACTGGCATGCGAAGCCATTCATATCGAGCGCGATATCCTGAAAGAAAACGTCGGCGTGCAAGACCAGATTGCCACCGCTTACGGCGGCCTCAATAAAATCCTGGTGCATCCCAGCGGAGATTTTGAAGTGACACCGCTGATCTTGCCTTACGGCCGCGCGCAGGAATTGCAAGACCATCTGCTGCTGTTCTTCACGGGCGTATCACGCACGGCTTCCGACATTGCCGCGGACAAGATCAAATCCATCCCGAATAAAAGCGATGAATTGCACGCCATGCGCCAAATGGTGGATGACGCGGAAAAAATCCTCTGCGACGGCGGAGACATTAACCGCTTTGGCGAATTGCTGCATGAAGCCTGGATGTTGAAGCGGCAGCTCAGCAGCAAAATCGCGCCCGCCTACGTGGATGAAATCTATGCCAAGGCGCGCGCAGCCGGCGCCGTTGGCGGCAAACTGCTGGGCGCGGGCGGCGGTGGCTTCATGCTGTTTTTTGTGGACCCGGAACGAAAGCTGGACGTCTGCGACGCTTTGGAAGAATTATTACTGGTGCCGTTTGAATTTGAATCCAGCGGATCGCAAATCATCTTTTATGATGATTCGCACTACAGCCAGATGGCCATGACCCGCCGCGATTACCGGCATTTGCGCAACCAGGACCTGGAAGACGAAGTCCCGCTGACCCGTGAACGGTTAACGCGTTTGCTGGCGGTTGAGTAATAAACCAGACATTTTTTACAGCTAACACCTTGTCAGACATTGAGGCGGAGAATAGACCATGAATAACAAACAGGCATTATTGAACAACTTGCACGATAATATCCGGGAATATTGCGACACGTATTTTGATTTTTCCTTCAACCCGGAAAAACCGGTGGTGCGGCTGCACGAACCCACCTCCGGCAGTGAAGAAATTTTCGCGGCGCTAGAAACCATGTTATCCACGTTCACCACCATGGGGAAAAAAGTCCGCGCCTTTGAAAACCAGTACGCGGCCTATAACGGCACCCAATACAGCGTCATGTCCAACTCCGGATCTTCCGCAAACCTGCTGGCGGTTGCCGCGCTCGCCAATCCGTTCACACCAGACCATCTGAAACCGGGCGATGAAGTGATTGTGCCCGCCCTCTCCTGGTCCACCACGATCTGGCCCATCATACAGCACAATCTCGTGCCGGTACTGGTGGATTGCGATCTCAATGATTTCAACCTGGATCTCGAAAAACTGGAACGCGCCATCGGCCCCAGAACCCGCGCCATCAAACTGGTGCATGTTTACGGCAATCCCTGCAACATGGATGCCGTCATGGCGCTGGCGAAAAAGCATAATCTGTTTGTCATTGAAGATTGCTGCGAAGCCATGGGCGCCGCTTACGACGGCAAGCCGGTAGGAAGTTTCGGCCTGGTCGGCAATTTCAGTTTCTTTTTCTCGCATCACATCAGCACCATGGAAGGCGGCATCTCGGTCACCAACGATTTCAATTTCACTGAAACCATGCGCATACTGCGCGCGCACGGCTGGTCGCGTGAAGCCGACGAACACCAGAAATATGTCAATCTTTATCCCGATATAGACCCGCGTTTCATCTTCATCAACCTGGGATATAACCTGCGCCCCACCGAAGTCAACGCGGCAATGGGGCAGTTACAATTACCCAAGCTGGACGGCTTGATAGACAAGCGCCGGGAAACCGCCGATTTTTACGCCAGGCACTTGTCCAGACACGCGGAATTCTTCCACTTCCAGCAGGAAACACCCAAAGGCAAACATGTCTGGTTCGGCTTCCCCGTCATTCTCAAGGACGGCACACCGTTCAGCGTGAAAGACATTACCGCTTACATGCAGCAGCAC contains these protein-coding regions:
- a CDS encoding ABC transporter ATP-binding protein is translated as MAQIDLRSVFVEFPIFNLSSRSLKKQFLKLATGGSIVKDANEHVLVKALNDITLSFHHGERIGLIGHNGSGKSTLLRLLAKIYEPSRGDLRIDGHVSPMLDFVMGVEAEFTGYENIYTRGVLLGLTRKEIKRQVHEIAELTGLGDYLSMPVRTYSSGMKIRLAFAISTSIKPEILLIDEVFGAGDSDFMDRARQKMISLLDQSSIVVMATHSDALIREFCNKALLLENGQIKFFGPVDQALAIYHMKKPTQ
- a CDS encoding DegT/DnrJ/EryC1/StrS family aminotransferase; protein product: MNNKQALLNNLHDNIREYCDTYFDFSFNPEKPVVRLHEPTSGSEEIFAALETMLSTFTTMGKKVRAFENQYAAYNGTQYSVMSNSGSSANLLAVAALANPFTPDHLKPGDEVIVPALSWSTTIWPIIQHNLVPVLVDCDLNDFNLDLEKLERAIGPRTRAIKLVHVYGNPCNMDAVMALAKKHNLFVIEDCCEAMGAAYDGKPVGSFGLVGNFSFFFSHHISTMEGGISVTNDFNFTETMRILRAHGWSREADEHQKYVNLYPDIDPRFIFINLGYNLRPTEVNAAMGQLQLPKLDGLIDKRRETADFYARHLSRHAEFFHFQQETPKGKHVWFGFPVILKDGTPFSVKDITAYMQQHHIETRPIIAGNMARHPAFNMYEHRVAGDLSSADTIMKKGFAFACHHAVDERARQYVVDTIDAFVEAFLNGQIQKTA
- a CDS encoding GHMP family kinase ATP-binding protein yields the protein MIISRTPYRISFFGGGTDYHTWYQKHGSAVLSTTINHYCYLHCRNLAPFFKHKSRIVWSKIEEVARHADIQHPAVNAVLEYLQFNQGIEVNHQGDLPARSGLGSSSAFTVGLLHAVYGLRGMMSSKRELACEAIHIERDILKENVGVQDQIATAYGGLNKILVHPSGDFEVTPLILPYGRAQELQDHLLLFFTGVSRTASDIAADKIKSIPNKSDELHAMRQMVDDAEKILCDGGDINRFGELLHEAWMLKRQLSSKIAPAYVDEIYAKARAAGAVGGKLLGAGGGGFMLFFVDPERKLDVCDALEELLLVPFEFESSGSQIIFYDDSHYSQMAMTRRDYRHLRNQDLEDEVPLTRERLTRLLAVE
- a CDS encoding ABC transporter permease, with protein sequence MSTNEAAINSSPGMTVSEGNAGTVVFPRVSQRQMAWQDIRDGVLNWRIWLLLAYQDIKLRYRRSVLGPFWITLSMAITVYSMGYLYSHLFHMNINEYFPYLVAGMLGWSLVSTTVTDTVETFTTNDSMLKQIKLPYSLYVHRIVSKNLIIFFHNILVIVPVMIIFHDQVSLGWNSLLLFPGLLIIYFNSICYGLVFAMVGGRYRDISQLIKSLIQVVFFVTPIMWKPSILPPSKQFIAYLNPVFSFIELIRAPLIGYPLTLTNILMVVFMTLIGVAACYFIFVSRRARIIYWL